The following are encoded in a window of Saccharothrix longispora genomic DNA:
- the ddaH gene encoding dimethylargininase: MPQQTDARVARPRRFLMCRPSHFDVTYSINPWMRPDKPTDNGIAVLQWERLRNLYLGLGHQVELIDPLPGLPDMVFAANGATVVDGRVLSARFRHPERGPEGPAYLEWFRARGYATREAEFVNEGEGDYLVVGRRLLAGTGFRTDRRSHAEAADHLGREVVPLELVDPRFYHLDTALAVLDDDEIMYYPEAFSARSRAVLGELYPDALLATDHDAEVFGLNAVSDGKHVLLAQEADHLIRELVHRGFTPIGVDLSELLKSGGSAKCCTLELRGEPRK, from the coding sequence GACGTCACCTATTCCATCAACCCGTGGATGCGGCCGGACAAGCCGACCGACAACGGGATCGCGGTGCTCCAGTGGGAGCGACTGCGCAACCTCTACCTCGGCCTCGGGCACCAGGTGGAGCTGATCGACCCGCTGCCCGGCCTGCCGGACATGGTGTTCGCCGCCAACGGCGCGACGGTCGTGGACGGCCGGGTCCTCTCCGCGCGGTTCCGCCACCCGGAGCGCGGACCTGAGGGCCCGGCGTACCTGGAGTGGTTCCGCGCCAGGGGCTACGCGACCCGCGAGGCGGAGTTCGTCAACGAGGGCGAGGGCGACTACCTCGTGGTCGGCCGCAGGCTGCTGGCGGGCACGGGTTTCCGCACCGACCGGCGGTCGCACGCGGAGGCGGCCGACCACCTCGGCCGCGAGGTCGTGCCGCTGGAGCTGGTGGACCCGCGCTTCTACCACCTCGACACCGCACTCGCGGTGCTCGACGACGACGAGATCATGTACTACCCCGAGGCGTTCTCGGCGCGCAGCCGGGCGGTGCTGGGCGAGCTGTACCCGGACGCCCTGCTGGCCACCGACCACGACGCCGAGGTCTTCGGCCTGAACGCGGTCTCCGACGGCAAGCACGTGCTGCTCGCCCAGGAGGCCGACCACCTGATCCGGGAGCTGGTCCACCGGGGGTTCACCCCCATCGGCGTCGACCTCTCCGAACTGCTCAAATCCGGCGGCAGCGCCAAGTGCTGCACGCTCGAACTCCGTGGGGAGCCACGAAAGTGA